The DNA sequence AATTCCTTATCTCCATGTATAAATAAAAGAAGCTGGTGCCTCGACAAAGTGGCATCAGCTTCTTTCTATTTGGACAATCCGTAATGGTACGTATTGTAGACTGTTCATTAATGATATTTCCATGTTTTTGAATGGATCGGGTTGAACATAGTAAAGAGAAGCTGCTTTACAGAGGAAAGTCCAAGTTCATCATTTCGTCTTCCTCACGCAGCTTGTTCTTGATCTTCGTTAACAGCTCTTCGGCGGTCTCGGCTTGCACCAGATTGCCATTGACCAACGCAAACGGCTGCATATAACATTCGCCGCAATAACCCAAACAGCCATACTCCAGTACATCGACGTCCAGCTCCGGATCGTTTTCCAGCGCATCTACGACGGATTGGGTATAGGAAGAAACGTTGCTCGCACAAAATTCTACTAAAGGCTTCATCTATCTTCACCTACCGATAATTTCGACATCGTCACGTCCTTTATTGTACCGCGTCTGCTGTAAAAATCCAGCGGAGAAAACGGGAAAAAGATTCTGCTTGCATTTTTGGCGAAAGAGACTAAAAATAGAATGGGTGCTGTATAAAACGGACAGAAGAAAGGACTAGACCTTCTATGAAACGACTTGTGATCCTTGGTGGAGGATACGGGGGTCTTCGTATTATTGAGCGAGTCCTGTCCCCTGAATTACCAGACGACGTGTTTATTACCCTCGTAGACAGGATGCCGTTTCACGGCTTGAAAACAGAGTACTATGCTCTGGCTGCAGGGACAACACCGGAATCTCACTTGCGAGTCACTTTTCCCAATGATCCTCGCCTGACGATCAAATACGGGGAAATTTCCGGATTGGATATGGACGAGCAGGTAGTTAATTTTTCCAATGGGGACACCATTTCCTACGACTGGCTCGTAATTGGCTTGGGCTGTGAGGACCGTTACCACGATATCCCTGGTGCTGAGCAGTATACTTGCTCGATTCAATCCATGGGAGCGACCCGCAGCACTTATTCGGCCATTAATAATGTGAATCCGTACGGTACAGTTACTGTTGTGGGTGGAGGACTGAGTGGCGTAGAAATGGCTGCTGAGTTGCGTGAGAGTCGCCCAGACCTGAACGTACGCATTGTAGACCGCGGGCAAAGTATTCTAAGCCCATTCCCGAAAAAACTGCAGGAGTATGCTTCTCAATGGTTCATCGAGCATGAAGTACAGCTCGTCTCCATGGCTTGTGTAACCGGTATCGAGCCTGGTGTTGTGTACAACCACAACCAACCTGTGGAGAGCGATGTGATCGTATGGACGGCCGGTATCCAAGCGAACCGGATTGTGCGCTCACTACCGATCGAGACAGACAACATTGGACGCGCCAAATTGAATCAGTATCATCAAATCCCATCCCATCCGAACGTCTACGTCGTGGGTGACTGTGCGAGCACCATTATCGCACCAAGCGCTCAAACGGCTGAGATACAGGGCGAACAAATTGCCATGATGCTGAAGAAGGATATTAAAGGAGAGGACTATCCAACCTCCTTGCCAGCTCTCAAGCACAAAGGCTTCCTCGGTTCCCTCGGCAAAAAAGAAGGCTTTGCTAGCATGGGGAAAGTATCTCTGGTTGGTCAAATGGCTCGCGTCATCAAGAGCGGTCAGCTGTGGATGTACAAAAAGCATATGGGATAGTGAACCAAAACCTGTTGACCGTGGTCTAACAGGTTTTCTTTTTGTTCGAATCCTCTCCCCACAACCTTCCTTTCATTAGAAAAACTGGATAAGAATCTTATAAATTCTTATCTGTACAAAAAGAAGTGCCCTTCTCGATGGAAGGACACTTCTCAATCATCTCTTTTGGACTCGCACCACGGGTACCCTTTTCGTCTCGTAAGTGCCAGCCAGCACACGTTCATGAATGACATTTAGTTTGATCAGACTGGTGATTTTCCCGGTATCCGCTCTCGACAACAGTCGCCAGAGAGTAGGATCTGGCAATGCATTGTACAGCCGATCATCGTTGTACTCCCGACGCTCCTGATAGGAAATCGTCAGTTTGTAGGCCCCTTCCTCTAGGCTGTCCGTGTTTTGGCAGCTCTCCACCAGCTTGTTCCGCAAATCATTCAGCTCTTCCTCCACCCGTTTCTGTGTTTCCTTGAGTTCGTAATAACGGGCCAGATGCTCTTCCATCCGCTCGTCCTCCTTTGGGGTTGGTCGCACCCATGAAGTATATGAGTTGGAAGAGGGCTGTAGAACGCTGCCGAAACATGAAACCCCCGCTCCATTCCTTCCAGAGCGAGGGTTGATTTTCATGCTTTATTTCCCGATTTGGGTCTGAATCGCTTCACCTGGATGTTTGATCAGGAAGGTCGAGTACTCTACTTCCCACGGATTCCATTTTCCGTCTGCGCCAAAGCCCCAAACAGAGTTGATGTGGGAGACAGTGTCGGCGTTATTGATTCCTACGACGCGTTGTTCCCCCACCAGTTCAAACGTTCCGTTGCCATCCATGTCGATCGGAGTCAATGCACTGAACGGATAGGAATAGACAGACAAATCTTCTTTATTTGCTACCAGTTTCCCGGCTTGATCGTACAGTTTGGCAGCTACATACAGATCCTTGTTCGCACTGACATCAAAAGTGAGCGATTTGTCGAGATGCTTCCCTTTTCCTTCCACTTTAAAACCATCCACGAAAGTTCCTTCGTATTTGATTCCTTCGTTTTCATCTTCGCCAAAAATAACTTTGGATTGTTTGTCTGCAAATGTCGCAATAACGTGTTCGTAGATGCCTCCACTGCCGCCTGTTGCGGTTTTTACAAAGGCGTCTGCTACATGATCACCTGTGAAGTCAACGAGTGTCAAAGTCCCTTCATAACCGCCCAGATCGCCTAATTCTGTTTTGCTGTATGCTTTCGTTTTCCCATCTTGAACAACGATGTTCATGTTGGAAGCGAAAATGTCGTCTTGTTTTTCCTTGATGCCCAGCAAGTAGACAGTATCTGCTACCTTGTCTCCGGTCACATCTGTCGATTTTTGGTCGATGACATAATAGTTTTTATCCATTTTCAATTCAGAAGCTGCGGCAAAAGGTTTGCCTACTTCGGTTTCTGCATGAGCGACCTTTGTATGGGAAGCTGCGAGACCGGAACCTCCGATTACTCCAGCAAGCAGTAGAAATGTAACAGGCTTCATCCATTTTTTGTTCATTGCGTTTTCCCCCTAGTAGTTGGTTACATTCACAACTATAGGACGAATCCGGTGAAATATCGTTACAAATGATTTACAGAGGGATTACAAATTAGAAAAAGGCGGGAAAATTGAATGATTCTAACTGTAGTGGAGGAGAGGAAAAGGGAGAAAACGCTCCAGCTTCATAGGAACACCCATTTGGGGTCATCCCTGTCCGGCTCCAAAGATCTTCGCTTTTTCCCCTTTTTTCCTCGGCCAGCTTTGGCTCTCCCACTTGCCTTATTCTGCGGGCTTTCCAAGTAGTTTTTTTGAGAAAAATTCCACCCGGGAGAATGCCTACGAAGAACGAAAGCTTGGTTGTCCCTATCCCGTAGTTTTTGTGATACGTCCAACAAATTGGATGACCTCGTTCTTCTTTTGTTTCAACGCCCTTCGAAGCTCAAACGATAGACAGAATAAGCTTTTTCCTTGAATATCTTATTACCTGATAAGTAGAAACCACTACAGCTCGAAGGGGAAGCAGGTTTCCAGGCGGAGCGAAGATCGGAAACCTGCTTCCCCCCACCTCCGCTAAGTTGGTATCACCATACCTTTTCTGTTTCCAAAAAAAACGATCAGACGAATGCTTCGCCTGACCGTTTTCTATCATTACGATTCGCTGTCCACGAGATCAGCCAATGGCCTCAATCCCATGCTTTCCAGCTTGGCGTAAATGTCTTTGAGCTTCGGATTTCCCTCACCGACAATTTCCCCGGAAATTACGACAAGTGGATACCATAGATCTTCCTCAACAATCCGTTCCGCCCAGTTTTTGTCATCGTCTGTCTGAGACTGTTGAAAGTCACTGTACAGGATGCGGATACTGTCGCTTCCATATTTGCGGGAGAGCGCTGCTTGCAGCCATTCAGCTGTTTCCTTGGCAGACGGCAGATTGACGCAGCTCGCGCACAATTGCTCAGTCCCAAACACCTTGATTTCTACGCTCATGCTCCCGGCCTCCCCATGTGGACTGTTCTCTCAACCTTAGGAGAGTGCTTGTTCCAGATCCTCGATCAAATCTTCTACATCCTCAATACCTACGGAAATGCGTACCAAGCCCTCCGTAATGCCCAGCTCAGCGCGACGCTCAACCGGAATGGAAGCATGAGTCATGCGTGCTGGTACGCTGATCAGACTTTCGACGGCCCCCAGAGATTCCGCCAGTGTGTAGAGCTTCACTTTGGACAGTACTTGGTCTGCACGCTCTGCGCTTCCAACATCAAAGGAAATCATACCGCCAAAGCCGCGAGCTTGTTTTTGAATCAGCTCGTGACCTGGATGGCTGGACAAACCAGGGTAGATAACACGCTCGATGTCGCTGCGTTCTGCGAGCCATTTCGCGAGAGTGCGCGCATTTTGCTCATGCTCTTCCATACGGACACCCAGTGTTTTCATACCGCGCAGCAAAAGCCAGGAGTCTTGTGGACCGAGAATGCCTCCGATTGCATTTTGCACGAAATGCAGATCTTCGCCCAGCTGTTCATCTTTGGCAACAACCAAGCCTGCCACGACGTCACTATGTCCGCCCAGATATTTGGTCGCACTATGGAACACGATGTCGGCCCCCAGATCGAGCGGGTTTTGCCAATACGGAGTCATAAACGTATTGTCGACTACCAAGAGCAAGCCCTTTGCTTTTGCAATGCCAGACAATGCGCTGATATCATTTACTTTTAAGAGCGGATTAGTCGGAGTTTCCATAATGATTGCCTTCGTTTCGGGGCGCACGGCTGCCTCGACAGCTTGCAAATCATTGGTATCTACGTACGTAGCTTCCAGACCGAGACGAGAAAATACGCGGGTAATGACACGGTACGTACCGCCGTAAACGTCGTCACCCACTACGAGATGATCCCCTTTGTTGAACAGCGAAAGGATCGTGGACAGTGCTGCCATACCGGATCCAAATGCAAAGCCACGAGCGCCACCTTCGAGCTCAGCGATGTACGTCTCCAGAGCATGGCGAGTCGGATTACCTGTACGGGAATACTCAAATCCTTTGTGCTTGCCGATCGCTTCCTGTTTGTAGGTGCTCACTTGATAAATCGGAACAGATACAGCTCCTGTGTGTGGATCTCCCTCGATACCGCCATGGATCAAACGCGTCTTGATACGCATCTTAGATTCCTCCCTGATAGATTTTTTTGCTGAGATAGCGCTCGCTGCTGTCTGCAAACAGGATGACGATGTTGGTTCCTGGAGCGGCTTCCTTGGCTTCACGCAGGGCTGCTGCCATCGCTGCACCGGCGGAGCTTCCCACCAGCATCCCTTCCTTGGCAGCCAGCTGCTTCACCAGATCGAATGCTTCTGTATCCATAATCGTGTGAATCGCGTCGAAATAGCTCGTGTCCATGAAAGGCGGCAAAAACTCCATGCCAATTCCTTCTGTTTTGTGCGGACCAGGTTCTCCGCCATTCACGATCGACCCTTCTGGCTCCACAATCACGGTCTTGACCGAAGGATTTTGTTCTTTCAAATAGCGGGCGACCCCCATGAACGTTCCGCCGGAGCCTGCACCAGCAACAAAAACGTTCACCGCACCATCCATCTGTTTCCAGATTTCAGGCCCTGTGGTCTTGTAATGAGCGTCTGGATTTGCAGGATTTGCAAACTGCTGCGGTACAAAAGAGCCTGGGATCGAAGCTGCCAATTCCTGTGCCTTCGCGATCGCTCCCTTGATGCCTTGCTCCGTCGGCGTATTGACCACTTCTGCCCCGAGGGCGCGCATCAGCTCCTGTTTTTCCTCAGAGAACTTTTCAGGCACGCAAAAAATTACTTTATAACCTGTTCCTACAGCGGCCAACGCAACTCCGATTCCTGTATTCCCAGCCGTTGGTTCGATGATAGTCCCGCCTGGTTTCAGCTGTCCGTTTTCCTCTGCTGCGCGGATCAATTCCATGCCCAATCTGTCCTTGACGCTGCCGCCTGGATTGAAGTACTCCAGCTTGGCAAACAAGCGGACACCCTCTGGCAAATCAAATTGTGTAATTTCTACGATGGGCGTGTTGCCAATCAATTCTTTTACATTGCCAAATACATTCACGTAAATCTTACTCCTTATGTTGAAGTACTTGCCGTTTCATTATAACATGTGGCTTAGACAAAAAGTCCATGCAAGGTGCACATCGCAAACACCTTCTTTGGAAAGTGTCAACAGGGCATGTAAGCCATGGATTTCTCACTCGTCTATGATTATAATAAAGGTGAGGTTGGAAAGGAGTGAATGTTTCATGGATATAATGGATCAAGTACAAGAAGTTCTCGATAAACTGCGTCCGTACCTGCAACGTGACGGTGGCGACGTACAACTCGTTGATGTGGAAGAAGGTATTGTGAAGCTGCGTCTGATGGGTGCATGCGGAAGCTGCCCTTCCTCTACCATCACCCTGAAAGCGGGTATCGAGCGCGCCCTGGTCGAAGAAATTCCAGGCATCAAAGAAGTACAACAAGTATTCTAATCAGGGTACCGACATGAAAGCAGCTACAGGTGAGACGTAGCTGCTTTTTTTCATTCCCGCGAGTGGACACCCTTACTTTACGTTTCCCAACGCTTTTTCCAGAAAATTGATGACACGCTCAGCGTATTCGTCAGGGACCAACGCATAGCTACGAACATGACCGGCGTGCGGGACGAGCCAGATGGAAGCTTTTTTGTCTGAAACCAATGCCCGCAGCCGTTCGCTGTTGTCAAAAGGAATGGTGGAATCCCCTGTCCCATGGATAAAGAAGATCGGTTTCTTTGCCAGCTTCACGGCCAAATATGGCTTTACTTCACGCGGATTGGCTCCCAACAGAATCGGACACAGCGTCAAGATCAACCAGTTGAAGGGAAAACGGGGCAGGCCCGTCCATTGCGGCAAATTTTCTTGCAAGTATTCTCGTAGAGAGTAAAACGGAGAGTCTGCGACAATCGCCGCAATCCGCTCGTCCTTGCCCCCTACCAAGAGCGAGGTGGCCGCCCCCATGGAAAAACCGATTAGCCCCATCTCCTGCCCAGGACGAGTAGTGGCAACGAAGTCGATCGCCCCTAGTAAGTCATGCTGCTCACGAAGTCCGATCGTCGTCAAGGATGGGCTTGAATGGCCAGCATTGCGAAAATCAAACATCAGCACATCGTAGCCGCCTGCCAAAA is a window from the Brevibacillus choshinensis genome containing:
- a CDS encoding DUF1450 domain-containing protein, whose product is MKPLVEFCASNVSSYTQSVVDALENDPELDVDVLEYGCLGYCGECYMQPFALVNGNLVQAETAEELLTKIKNKLREEDEMMNLDFPL
- a CDS encoding NAD(P)/FAD-dependent oxidoreductase, coding for MKRLVILGGGYGGLRIIERVLSPELPDDVFITLVDRMPFHGLKTEYYALAAGTTPESHLRVTFPNDPRLTIKYGEISGLDMDEQVVNFSNGDTISYDWLVIGLGCEDRYHDIPGAEQYTCSIQSMGATRSTYSAINNVNPYGTVTVVGGGLSGVEMAAELRESRPDLNVRIVDRGQSILSPFPKKLQEYASQWFIEHEVQLVSMACVTGIEPGVVYNHNQPVESDVIVWTAGIQANRIVRSLPIETDNIGRAKLNQYHQIPSHPNVYVVGDCASTIIAPSAQTAEIQGEQIAMMLKKDIKGEDYPTSLPALKHKGFLGSLGKKEGFASMGKVSLVGQMARVIKSGQLWMYKKHMG
- a CDS encoding YuzD family protein; protein product: MSVEIKVFGTEQLCASCVNLPSAKETAEWLQAALSRKYGSDSIRILYSDFQQSQTDDDKNWAERIVEEDLWYPLVVISGEIVGEGNPKLKDIYAKLESMGLRPLADLVDSES
- a CDS encoding bifunctional cystathionine gamma-lyase/homocysteine desulfhydrase, translated to MRIKTRLIHGGIEGDPHTGAVSVPIYQVSTYKQEAIGKHKGFEYSRTGNPTRHALETYIAELEGGARGFAFGSGMAALSTILSLFNKGDHLVVGDDVYGGTYRVITRVFSRLGLEATYVDTNDLQAVEAAVRPETKAIIMETPTNPLLKVNDISALSGIAKAKGLLLVVDNTFMTPYWQNPLDLGADIVFHSATKYLGGHSDVVAGLVVAKDEQLGEDLHFVQNAIGGILGPQDSWLLLRGMKTLGVRMEEHEQNARTLAKWLAERSDIERVIYPGLSSHPGHELIQKQARGFGGMISFDVGSAERADQVLSKVKLYTLAESLGAVESLISVPARMTHASIPVERRAELGITEGLVRISVGIEDVEDLIEDLEQALS
- the cysK gene encoding cysteine synthase A; amino-acid sequence: MNVFGNVKELIGNTPIVEITQFDLPEGVRLFAKLEYFNPGGSVKDRLGMELIRAAEENGQLKPGGTIIEPTAGNTGIGVALAAVGTGYKVIFCVPEKFSEEKQELMRALGAEVVNTPTEQGIKGAIAKAQELAASIPGSFVPQQFANPANPDAHYKTTGPEIWKQMDGAVNVFVAGAGSGGTFMGVARYLKEQNPSVKTVIVEPEGSIVNGGEPGPHKTEGIGMEFLPPFMDTSYFDAIHTIMDTEAFDLVKQLAAKEGMLVGSSAGAAMAAALREAKEAAPGTNIVILFADSSERYLSKKIYQGGI
- a CDS encoding NifU family protein, giving the protein MDIMDQVQEVLDKLRPYLQRDGGDVQLVDVEEGIVKLRLMGACGSCPSSTITLKAGIERALVEEIPGIKEVQQVF
- a CDS encoding alpha/beta hydrolase, which codes for MSTFLLSVAGLLVLFVLCASGIAFHVTWKLTHPARKAVDMVPADFGIKHTEEVSFPSREGAISLSGWYFSAEQNGYDPHRRTLIFAHGYSQNRLEPHLPALSLAAKLLAGGYDVLMFDFRNAGHSSPSLTTIGLREQHDLLGAIDFVATTRPGQEMGLIGFSMGAATSLLVGGKDERIAAIVADSPFYSLREYLQENLPQWTGLPRFPFNWLILTLCPILLGANPREVKPYLAVKLAKKPIFFIHGTGDSTIPFDNSERLRALVSDKKASIWLVPHAGHVRSYALVPDEYAERVINFLEKALGNVK